From a single Scomber japonicus isolate fScoJap1 chromosome 12, fScoJap1.pri, whole genome shotgun sequence genomic region:
- the LOC128369206 gene encoding tensin-3-like, with protein sequence MEEGYELDLTYITERIIAVFFPRGCSEEIYSHNLKDVTRMLKSKHADNYLIINLSEKRHDLSRMNPKTLDTGWPDCHAPPLDKICTICKAMESWLNADPLHVVVIHCRGGKGRIGVVISSFVHFTDVSASADQALDRFAMRKYYDDKVSALMTPSQKRYVWILNSLLSGSMKINTSPLFLHCIIVHGMPNFDSTGVCRPYIKVYQGMQAVYSSGVYHIGPGHRGRVCITLEPAQLLKGDIMIKCYHKSDISSEREVIFRLQFHTGAVQGYNLMFEKEDMETANKDPRFPDYGKVELVFSEGPEKIPGPDRWQNGADVIVDYNTADSLTRWDSYQNICDGEAPRSQGLTQDKAANKRSTNGGEATLGRGARTTSATSSPDHSDHALSVSSDSGLSSTSLWADRPTPITTTTATIKPNHGPSQQEKVQLKRLLSGFGVEDPSVEEMDDQGPRVGMQQIVPAQVHINGDPRPRERETDILDDEVITGHDLHSVDSLGTLSSSCHKSSQNSLLSDGFGSPGVEEQQSQSQHHHLHHPGPPPMEEYDRAYAEARRGCLSSRSNSVPLSNPSSASMPKQHVYRQGSYSTQSWVRQQQMVAAQQFIYMPEDGNDTERYPGNKQGSSSPKAGLLTEPQVPTRDTTADALRDTAPHKEQATLNNNNNNKRDEEFKSLTIDIDNSIDQLNQLIMDLDHAFVPVSSHTSSIKRNGGAHVNGSVTKCSNGINIRFNDNNAATLKNMQQTAVQSSEGHGVVTRTLSHQGSDVTDHPGFCGSGWGGAEEYRGQRTYSSCVPQSQHPMLYRTNSADYRGQGPDIDIGVEAGSDMTPPTPAFPISPPTPYVKNISELNILRQTPSPSMQSYGGYRTDHEPRGYSEMMSHVGVHSLPDSSVNCHRTLNATHSAPIVGTFQRTESSSINQSWPEHPVLSCHPSLSSYPSARQAPPHSMSLDYGHHSPPLHHPHIHPAPNAHSSPRSSQRSRMARYALSRSPAQSFDEQEDDSGLGYGIDCPTSASSLLGNGGMKRDLLNSLDGNQNQSQPPQIQPPLLPEKKRASDGEHSLGTASPALSGFSSPHSGSSLSIPFPNVLPDLSSQMPGTASPLPDVLASKQVTVKFVQDTSKFWYKPDISRDQAISVLKDKEPGCFIVRDSHSFRGAYGLAMKVATPPPSVLQQTKKGGDLSNELVRHFLIECTQKGVRLKGCPNEPYFGSLTALVCQHSITPLALPCKLIIPDRDPLEDVVENTSQSVTNSAAELLKQGAACNVWYLGSVEMESLTGVQAVQKATTMTLSSNPLPTSTVVHFKVSLQGITLTDNQRKLFFRRHYNVNTVIFCALDPQDRKWKKDGCPSAKIFGFVARKTGTSMDNICHLFAEHDPEQPASAIVNFVSKVMIGSQKSK encoded by the exons GGTGGCAAGGGTCGAATCGGTGTTGTCATTTCATCCTTTGTGCATTTCACAGATGTGTCAGCCAG TGCTGATCAGGCGTTGGACCGCTTCGCAATGAGGAAATACTACGATGATAAGGTCTCAGCTCTGATGACACCTTCGCAGAAACG ATATGTTTGGATCCTCAACAGTCTTCTAAGTGGATCCATGAAGATCAACACCTCCCCCCTATTCCTGCACTGCATCATTGTTCATGGGATGCCAAACTTCGACTCCACTGGAG tatgTCGACCTTACATCAAAGTCTACCAGGGAATGCAAGCAGTGTATTCATCTGGAGTCTA TCACATTGGTCCAGGCCACAGAGGCCGTGTATGCATCACGCTGGAGCCTGCACAGCTTCTAAAAGGGGACATCATG ATTAAATGTTATCACAAGAGTGACATTTCTTCGGAGCGTGAAGTTATTTTCCGGCTGCAGTTCCACACGGGAGCAGTGCAGGGCTACAACCTGATGTTTGAAAAAGAGGACATGGAGACTGCCAACAAAG ATCCCAGATTTCCAGATTATGGTAAGGTGGAGCTGGTTTTCTCCGAGGGACCAGAGAAGATACCAG GTCCTGACAGGTGGCAAAACGGGGCAGATGTTATTGTGGACTACAACACAGCAGATTCTCTAACCCGCTGGGACTCCTACCAGAACATCTGTGATGGTGAAG CGCCACGCTCTCAAGGCCTAACCCAGGACAAAGCAGCTAACAAGCGGAGCACCAACGGAGGAGAAGCCACGCTGGGCCGAGGGGCCCGCACGACCTCCGCCACCTCCAGCCCTGATCACAGCGACCACGCCCTCTCTGTCAGCAGTGACTCTGGCCTGTCTAGCACTTCTTTGTGGGCAGACAGACCTACACCTATTACCACCACCACTGCCACCATCAAGCCCAACCACGGTCCCAGCCAGCAGGAAAAGGTCCAACTGAAGCGCCTTCTAAGTGGCTTTGGTGTTGAGGACCCCTCAGTGGAGGAAATGGATGATCAAGGCCCTAGAGTGGGCATGCAGCAGATAGTCCCAGCACAAGTGCACATCAACGGGGATCCCCGTCCccgagagagagaaactgacaTCTTAGATGATGAGGTCATCACAGGTCATGATCTGCACAGTGTGGACAGTTTAGGGACCTTGTCATCTTCCTGCCACAAGAGCAGCCAGAACTCCCTTCTATCAGATGGCTTTGGGAGTCCTGGAGTAGAGGAGCAGCAAAGCCAAAGCCAGCACCACCATCTCCACCACCCTGGACCTCCTCCCATGGAGGAGTATGACAGAGCCTATGCTGAGGCTAGAAGGGGTTGTCTAAGCTCCAGGAGCAACTCTGTGCCCTTGTCTAATCCCAGCAGTGCTTCTATGCCAAAGCAGCATGTGTACAGACAGGGAAGCTATTCGACACAGTCCTGGGTCCGCCAGCAACAGATGGTTGCTGCACAACAGTTTATTTACATGCCAGAGGATGGAAATGATACAGAAAGATACCCAGGGAACAAACAAGGGAGCAGTTCACCCAAAGCTGGACTGTTGACCGAGCCACAGGTCCCCACTAGGGACACGACAGCGGATGCTCTGCGAGACACCGCGCCTCACAAAGAACAGGCAACActaaacaataacaacaacaacaaacggGACGAAGAGTTCAAATCTCTAACGATAGACATTGACAACTCCATCGACCAGCTCAACCAGCTGATCATGGACCTGGATCACGCATTCGTGCCGGTATCGAGCCACACCAGCTCCATTAAGAGGAACGGTGGGGCACACGTGAACGGCTCAGTCACCAAATGCTCAAACGGCATCAATATCAGATTCAACGATAATAATGCAGCAACGCTGAAAAACATGCAGCAGACAG CTGTCCAGTCCAGTGAAGGACATGGAGTTGTCACACGGACTCTGAGTCATCaaggaagtgatgtcacagatcACCCAGGCTTCTGTGGCTCCGGTTGGGGTGGGGCAGAGGAGTACAGGGGTCAGCGGACGTACTCTTCCTGTGTACCACAGTCCCAG CATCCCATGTTATATAGGACTAACAGCGCTGACTACAGGGGCCAGGGCCCGGACATTGACATCGGGGTTGAGGCTGGTAGTGACATGACTCCACCTACACCCGCCTTCCCTATCTCACCGCCTACACCTTATG tgaaaaatatatcagaattgAATATCCTCAGGCAAACTCCATCTCCCAGCATGCAGTCCTATGGAGGCTACAGAACAGACCATG AACCCAGGGGATATTCAGAGATGATGAGTCATGTTGGAGTTCACAGTTTGCCAGACTCCTCCGTCAACTGCCACAGGACGCTGAATGCTACACACTCTGCCCCCATTGTTGGGACCTTTCAGCGGACAGAAAG CTCATCAATAAACCAGTCTTGGCCAGAGCATCCCGTCCTGAGCTGCCACCCGTCTCTGAGCAGCTACCCCTCTGCCAGACAAGCACCGCCACACTCCATGTCACTGGACTATGGCCACCACTCTCCTCCACTGCACCACCCTCACATCCACCCTGCCCCCAATGCCCACAGCTCACCTCGAAGCAGCCAGCGAAGCCGCATGGCTCGCTACGCTCTCAGCCGCAGTCCTGCTCAAAGCTTTGATGAGCAGGAGGACGACTCGGGTCTCGGTTATGGCATAGACTGTCCCACCTCCGCCTCCTCTCTGTTGGGCAACGGAGGCATGAAAAGGGATCTTCTCAACTCCTTGGATGGGAATCAGAATCAGTCACAGCCACCCCAGATTCAGCCCCCCCTTCTGCCTGAGAAGAAGAGGGCATCAGATGGGGAGCATTCACTGGGAACTGCCTCTCCAGCTCTCAGTGGGTTCTCAAGTCCCCACAGTGGGAGCTCCCTGAGTATTCCTTTCCCCAACGTCTTGCCTGACCTCTCATCTCAGATGCCAGGCACAGCCTCACCTCTGCCAG ATGTACTGGCCAGCAAGCAGGTTACTGTAAAATTTGTGCAGGACACATCAAAATTCTGGTATAAGCCAGATATCTCAAGGGATCAAG CCATTTCAGTCTTAAAGGACAAAGAGCCTGGATGCTTTATCGTGCGGGACAGCCATTCCTTCAGAGGGGCCTACGGGTTGGCAATGAAGGTGGCTACACCCCCACCCTCAGTTCTCCAACAGACCAAGAAAG gTGGAGATCTATCCAATGAATTAGTACGCCACTTCCTGATTGAGTGTACACAGAAAGGGGTTCGGTTGAAGGGTTGCCCCAATGAGCCCTATTTTG GAAGCTTAACTGCGCTGGTCTGCCAACATTCAATCACACCCTTGGCTCTACCCTGTAAACTTATTATACCAGACAGag ATCCTTTAGAAGATGTTGTGGAGAATACTTCACAATCAGTTACCAACTCTGCTGCTGAGCTGCTTAAACAGGGAGCAG CCTGTAATGTGTGGTACCTGGGCTCCGTGGAGATGGAGTCTCTGACAGGTGTCCAGGCGGTGCAGAAAGCCACAACTATGACTCTGAGCTCCAACCCCCTACCAACTTCTACCGTGGTCCACTTCAAGGTGTCCTTACAGGGCATCACTCTCACCGATAACCAGAGGAA GCTCTTCTTCAGGAGGCATTACAATGTCAATACAGTCATATTTTGTGCATTGGACCCTCAAGATAGAAA GTGGAAAAAAGATGGCTGCCCTTCAGCAAA GATCTTTGGCTTTGTGGCAAGGAAAACTGGCACTTCCATGGACAATATATGCCACCTGTTTGCGGAGCACGACCCTGAGCAGCCAGCAAGTGCCATTGTCAACTTTGTGTCCAAGGTGATGATTGGCTCGCAGAAGAGTAAGTAG